One stretch of Nitratiruptor tergarcus DSM 16512 DNA includes these proteins:
- the ychF gene encoding redox-regulated ATPase YchF: protein MGLSVGLVGLPNVGKSTTFNALTKAQNAEAQNYPFCTIEPNKAVVPVPDPRLEELAKIVNPQRIQHSIIDFVDIAGLVKGASKGEGLGNQFLSNIRETDMILHMVRCFEDGNITHVEGDVNPIRDIEIIETELIFADLQQLEKKIERLQKQAKADKKIAPLLEIAKELQKHLEELQPVRTFANKNETYETLNKELRFLSAKPVIFGANVDEEGMLEDNKYVKQVKEYAEKTGADVIKLCAKLEEELVGLSDEEAKELLNEMGVQESGLDKIIRTAFNRLGLISYFTAGVKEVRSWTIKRGWTAPQAAGVIHGDFEKGFIRAEVISYEDFIEYGGEQGAKEAGKMRLEGKDYIVQDGDVMHFRFNV, encoded by the coding sequence ATGGGACTAAGTGTCGGACTTGTGGGTCTGCCAAATGTTGGAAAATCAACTACTTTTAATGCTTTGACAAAAGCACAAAATGCTGAAGCACAAAACTATCCTTTCTGTACAATAGAACCAAACAAAGCTGTCGTTCCTGTACCAGATCCAAGACTTGAGGAGTTGGCAAAAATTGTTAATCCACAGCGTATTCAACACTCTATAATCGACTTTGTAGATATTGCAGGACTTGTCAAAGGTGCTAGTAAAGGAGAAGGTCTTGGCAATCAATTTTTGAGCAATATTCGCGAAACTGATATGATACTTCACATGGTACGCTGCTTTGAAGATGGCAACATTACGCATGTAGAAGGTGATGTTAATCCAATTAGAGATATTGAAATAATTGAGACTGAGCTTATCTTTGCAGATCTCCAGCAACTTGAAAAGAAGATTGAAAGACTCCAAAAGCAAGCAAAAGCAGACAAAAAGATTGCACCTCTTTTGGAGATTGCAAAAGAGCTGCAAAAGCATCTTGAAGAGCTACAACCTGTGCGCACATTTGCAAACAAAAATGAAACCTATGAGACACTCAATAAAGAGCTAAGATTTCTTAGTGCAAAGCCGGTAATTTTTGGAGCAAATGTGGATGAAGAGGGAATGCTCGAAGATAATAAATATGTCAAACAGGTTAAAGAGTATGCAGAGAAAACTGGTGCTGATGTTATCAAACTTTGCGCAAAACTTGAGGAGGAACTTGTAGGACTTAGCGATGAAGAGGCAAAAGAGCTTTTAAATGAGATGGGTGTGCAAGAGAGTGGACTTGATAAGATCATACGTACAGCCTTTAATCGCTTAGGACTTATTAGCTACTTTACCGCTGGCGTCAAAGAGGTACGCAGCTGGACAATAAAAAGAGGCTGGACTGCTCCTCAGGCTGCAGGTGTCATACATGGCGATTTTGAAAAGGGTTTCATCCGTGCAGAAGTCATTAGCTATGAAGATTTTATTGAATATGGAGGCGAGCAAGGAGCCAAAGAGGCTGGTAAAATGCGCCTAGAAGGAAAAGACTACATCGTCCAAGATGGCGATGTTATGCATTTTCGTTTTAACGTTTAA
- the trmA gene encoding tRNA (uridine(54)-C5)-methyltransferase TrmA has protein sequence MKCNYFGICGSCKIYPDYEEQLQRKKEQFIELFGKEPRVFASPSEHFRARAEFRIVDGSYAMHKIDGNGLVKIDSCPIVLEPIYTLMPKIVEFIKQSPLLIQRLYRIDFLSGLSGEMLITLVYHKKIDEEWEEEARKIAQVFGINIVGRSRGIKSVIGNEFITEELEIEGKKYLYHHYEGSFTQPNPYVNQKMIAWVMQMAGENRRDLLELYCGAGNFTIPLSYCFRKVLATEVSKTSIKAAKENCILNSVENIEFVRLSSEEVAQAVKGVREFRRLAHLDLASYDFQTVFVDPPRCGLDSATRELVREFEQILYISCNPQTLHRDLQELQKSHEVEQIALFDQFPYTSHMECGVKLVKR, from the coding sequence ATGAAATGTAACTATTTTGGTATATGCGGAAGTTGTAAAATTTACCCAGATTACGAAGAGCAACTGCAACGAAAAAAAGAGCAGTTTATCGAGCTCTTTGGAAAAGAGCCAAGAGTTTTTGCTTCACCTTCTGAGCATTTTCGCGCACGTGCAGAGTTTCGCATCGTTGATGGTAGCTATGCTATGCATAAAATAGATGGTAATGGACTTGTTAAAATCGATAGCTGTCCAATAGTTTTAGAGCCTATCTACACCCTTATGCCAAAGATTGTTGAATTTATCAAGCAAAGTCCATTGCTTATTCAGAGACTCTATCGCATCGACTTTTTAAGTGGACTTAGCGGTGAAATGCTCATAACTCTTGTCTATCACAAAAAAATTGATGAAGAATGGGAGGAAGAGGCTAGGAAAATCGCCCAAGTGTTTGGGATAAATATAGTGGGACGAAGTAGGGGAATCAAGAGTGTAATTGGCAATGAATTTATTACTGAAGAGCTTGAGATAGAGGGTAAAAAATATCTCTATCATCACTATGAAGGGAGTTTTACCCAGCCAAACCCCTATGTAAATCAAAAGATGATTGCGTGGGTGATGCAAATGGCTGGAGAAAATAGAAGAGATCTACTGGAGCTTTACTGCGGAGCAGGAAACTTTACTATTCCTCTCTCGTACTGTTTTCGCAAAGTATTAGCTACAGAAGTAAGCAAGACAAGTATCAAAGCAGCAAAAGAGAATTGTATACTCAATAGTGTAGAAAATATTGAATTTGTAAGACTCTCTAGCGAGGAGGTAGCACAAGCTGTGAAAGGAGTCAGAGAGTTTCGTAGGCTTGCTCATCTAGATCTAGCAAGTTATGATTTTCAAACGGTCTTTGTTGATCCTCCACGCTGTGGCCTCGATAGTGCTACAAGAGAGCTCGTGAGAGAGTTTGAGCAGATTCTGTATATCTCTTGTAATCCCCAAACACTGCATAGAGATCTGCAAGAGTTGCAAAAGAGCCATGAAGTAGAGCAGATAGCTCTATTTGATCAATTCCCCTACACATCCCATATGGAGTGTGGGGTAAAGCTTGTTAAACGTTAA
- the glmU gene encoding bifunctional UDP-N-acetylglucosamine diphosphorylase/glucosamine-1-phosphate N-acetyltransferase GlmU, with protein sequence MSLSIVILAAGQGTRMKSNLPKVLHKISGRPMIWHIVKEAKKISNDITVVLYHKADIIQEYLEKEFENLHFVLQDHKNYPGTGGALRDISFKGDKILVLNGDMPLIQASELEKFTQSDADIVMSVIELENPSGYGRVKICDGSVQEIIEQKDANEEELAICTVNAGVYLFKKEILEKYLPKLSNDNAQQEYYLTDIIAMARADGLTIEPLFVNEENFKGVNSKVDLAHAEEIMQDRIKKHWMREGVIFRLPQTSYVEVDVEFMGECEVENGCVLRGKTLIKESHIKAHSVVEESQISYSSIGPLARIRPGSVIEDTHIGNFVEVKKSSLKGVKAGHLSYLGDSEIDEGTNIGAGTITCNYDGKAKYKTKIGKNVFVGSDTQLVAPVVIKDDVIIAAGTTVTKDVPKGSLAISRTPLKIVKDFYYKFFGKKDA encoded by the coding sequence ATGTCACTTAGTATCGTTATCCTTGCCGCTGGTCAAGGTACGAGAATGAAGAGTAATCTTCCCAAAGTCTTACATAAAATCAGCGGCCGTCCAATGATATGGCATATTGTCAAAGAAGCAAAAAAGATAAGTAATGATATTACTGTTGTTTTATACCATAAAGCCGATATTATTCAAGAGTATTTAGAAAAAGAGTTTGAAAATCTGCACTTCGTCTTGCAAGATCACAAGAACTATCCAGGTACTGGTGGAGCATTGCGAGACATTAGCTTTAAAGGTGACAAAATCCTCGTACTCAATGGCGATATGCCCCTCATTCAAGCAAGTGAATTGGAAAAGTTTACGCAAAGTGATGCTGATATAGTAATGAGTGTCATAGAGCTCGAAAACCCAAGCGGCTATGGACGGGTAAAAATTTGTGATGGTAGCGTGCAAGAGATCATAGAGCAAAAAGATGCAAACGAAGAGGAGCTCGCTATCTGTACTGTCAATGCTGGAGTCTATCTTTTTAAAAAAGAGATCTTAGAAAAGTACCTTCCAAAACTCTCCAATGATAATGCACAACAAGAGTACTACCTCACAGATATCATAGCTATGGCAAGAGCTGATGGACTTACAATTGAGCCCCTCTTTGTCAATGAAGAGAACTTCAAAGGAGTGAACTCCAAAGTAGACTTGGCACATGCAGAAGAGATTATGCAAGATCGCATCAAAAAACATTGGATGCGAGAAGGAGTAATATTTCGCCTGCCTCAAACCTCATATGTAGAAGTCGATGTGGAATTTATGGGTGAGTGTGAGGTAGAAAATGGCTGTGTTTTGCGTGGAAAAACGCTCATCAAAGAGTCGCATATCAAGGCACACTCTGTAGTAGAAGAGAGCCAGATAAGTTACAGTTCTATCGGACCACTTGCACGCATTCGCCCTGGAAGCGTTATCGAAGATACACACATTGGTAACTTCGTAGAAGTCAAAAAGAGTTCACTTAAAGGAGTTAAAGCTGGACATTTGAGCTACCTTGGCGATAGCGAGATTGATGAAGGCACAAATATAGGAGCTGGGACAATTACCTGCAACTATGATGGCAAAGCAAAATATAAAACAAAAATTGGTAAAAATGTTTTTGTAGGGAGTGATACCCAGCTTGTAGCGCCAGTAGTGATAAAAGATGATGTTATCATAGCAGCAGGTACGACTGTGACAAAAGATGTACCGAAAGGAAGCCTTGCTATTAGCCGTACACCACTCAAAATTGTGAAAGATTTCTACTATAAATTTTTTGGGAAAAAAGATGCTTAG
- the coaBC gene encoding bifunctional phosphopantothenoylcysteine decarboxylase/phosphopantothenate--cysteine ligase CoaBC codes for MLSNKKILLGVTGSISIYKAVELLRLFIKAGAEVKVVMTLSTKKFVSPLTFEAAGSQKVLCEESEDWTNRNNHIHVAQDYDIFVIAPATANTINKLSNGIADNLLTQTALAFDKIKILAPAMNTNMYKNRFTEASFKLLRLNGYKIVEPVSKELACGTTGLGALADVEDIFFATARELLADSFWQDRYAIITGGGTIERIDDVRFISNFSSGKQACALATALYLKGAHVELITTKPCENLPKGVELYEVESAQEMYEFLQERIKVAKRGIVKKPDLINDLTQPELIQKTPYLFMAAAVSDYRPKYPQRGKLKKEQIGQEWCLELVKNTDILSSIDKEGIKTVGFKAEIDEESALHNAQAMLESKNIDAVCLNLVKGATKFGSDKNQIIYITKEKTIKSPLKEKLDLALDITEIVKDLDE; via the coding sequence ATGCTTAGTAACAAAAAGATCCTCCTGGGAGTAACAGGCTCTATATCGATATACAAAGCAGTTGAGCTTTTGCGCCTCTTCATTAAAGCTGGGGCAGAAGTAAAAGTTGTCATGACTCTAAGTACAAAAAAGTTTGTCTCCCCTCTTACATTTGAAGCAGCAGGGAGCCAAAAGGTACTATGTGAAGAGAGCGAAGACTGGACAAACCGCAACAACCATATTCATGTAGCACAAGATTATGATATATTTGTCATTGCACCAGCCACTGCCAATACCATCAACAAGCTCTCCAACGGCATTGCAGACAATCTCCTCACGCAAACTGCACTCGCTTTTGATAAGATAAAAATTTTAGCTCCTGCGATGAATACCAATATGTACAAAAATCGTTTCACGGAGGCTAGCTTCAAGCTCTTACGCCTCAATGGCTATAAGATTGTCGAGCCTGTAAGCAAAGAGCTTGCCTGTGGTACAACGGGACTTGGTGCATTGGCTGATGTTGAAGATATTTTCTTTGCAACTGCAAGAGAACTCCTAGCAGATAGCTTCTGGCAAGACCGCTACGCCATTATTACAGGTGGTGGTACGATTGAGCGCATCGATGATGTACGATTCATCTCCAACTTTTCTAGTGGTAAACAGGCTTGCGCACTGGCCACTGCTCTCTATCTCAAAGGAGCTCATGTAGAGCTTATCACTACAAAGCCATGTGAGAATCTTCCAAAAGGTGTAGAGCTCTATGAAGTTGAAAGCGCTCAAGAGATGTACGAGTTTTTACAAGAGCGCATCAAAGTAGCAAAGCGAGGCATTGTCAAAAAACCAGATCTCATCAATGATCTCACACAACCAGAACTTATCCAAAAGACTCCTTACCTCTTCATGGCTGCAGCAGTGAGCGACTATCGGCCAAAATATCCCCAAAGAGGCAAACTCAAAAAAGAGCAGATTGGGCAGGAGTGGTGCTTGGAGCTAGTTAAAAATACCGATATCCTCTCTTCGATTGACAAAGAGGGAATCAAAACGGTTGGCTTTAAAGCAGAAATAGATGAAGAGAGTGCACTACACAATGCCCAAGCTATGCTAGAATCGAAAAATATTGATGCAGTCTGTCTCAATCTCGTCAAAGGTGCTACAAAATTTGGAAGCGATAAAAATCAGATTATCTATATCACCAAAGAAAAAACAATTAAAAGTCCTCTCAAAGAGAAGTTAGACCTGGCTCTCGATATCACTGAGATTGTAAAGGATCTTGATGAATAG
- the uppS gene encoding polyprenyl diphosphate synthase — MNRARHIAIIMDGNGRWAQNRGLKRIKGHEKGAEVVREITTYCANNPEIEILTLYAFSTENWKRPRMEVEFLMKLLDNWLQKELPTYQKENVRFEVIGDISKFSPKLQERIARTKELTKNNTKLIQVLALNYGGRDEIIRACKKACASGKEIDEKNFEEFFDAKLGDVDMLIRTGGEKRISNFLLWRIAYAELFFTDTYWPDFTPQELDLLIAEFKQRNRRFGGI; from the coding sequence ATGAATAGAGCACGCCATATTGCTATTATTATGGATGGAAATGGGCGCTGGGCACAAAATAGAGGGCTCAAACGTATCAAAGGACATGAAAAGGGTGCAGAGGTTGTGCGTGAAATTACCACATATTGCGCCAACAACCCAGAGATTGAGATTCTTACACTCTATGCCTTTAGCACTGAAAACTGGAAACGACCGAGAATGGAAGTTGAGTTTTTGATGAAACTCTTAGATAACTGGTTGCAAAAGGAGCTGCCAACATACCAAAAAGAAAACGTCCGCTTTGAAGTAATAGGTGATATCAGTAAATTTTCTCCCAAACTCCAAGAGCGTATAGCTCGTACGAAAGAGCTTACAAAGAACAATACAAAACTTATACAAGTTTTGGCTCTTAATTATGGCGGGCGTGATGAGATAATACGCGCTTGTAAAAAAGCGTGCGCAAGTGGTAAAGAGATAGATGAGAAGAATTTTGAAGAGTTTTTCGATGCAAAACTTGGCGATGTAGATATGCTTATTCGTACCGGAGGAGAGAAGCGGATATCGAACTTTTTGCTCTGGCGTATAGCCTACGCTGAACTCTTTTTCACTGATACATACTGGCCAGATTTTACACCTCAAGAGCTCGATCTACTCATAGCAGAGTTCAAACAACGCAACCGCCGCTTTGGAGGAATTTAG
- a CDS encoding prepilin peptidase → MEQIFIIIGGFIFGLLIGSFLNVVILRLPQGESIIFPASHCPKCKKDLKWWHNIPLVSWLLLRGKCYYCKEPISLQYPLIELLTGGIFALVLAFKGLSIYSVVAAFVFALLLALSAIDLRYKAVPDSINLLAALLALWSSPEILDNLQNALLVAGGLSMLRFVVSYYVSKKEEIHLQKRLQQTPWLQEFYPKYIMIEAMGEGDIIVGFTIGAMVGLKLSLVTLFIAALIALPASIYSRVSKNHKELPFIPFLAVGLFLTYLFSQEILEWLDAYTL, encoded by the coding sequence GTGGAACAAATTTTTATTATCATTGGCGGCTTCATTTTTGGTTTGTTAATAGGCTCCTTTCTTAATGTGGTTATTTTACGCCTCCCCCAAGGAGAAAGTATCATCTTTCCTGCAAGCCACTGTCCAAAATGTAAAAAAGATCTTAAATGGTGGCATAATATCCCCCTTGTTTCATGGCTCCTCTTAAGAGGAAAATGCTACTACTGCAAAGAGCCTATAAGTCTCCAGTATCCTCTCATTGAGCTGCTAACAGGTGGTATATTTGCATTAGTTTTAGCCTTCAAAGGTTTAAGCATTTATAGTGTTGTAGCAGCTTTTGTTTTTGCGCTGCTTTTAGCACTTTCAGCAATAGATTTGCGCTATAAAGCTGTCCCTGATAGCATTAATCTCCTAGCTGCCCTCTTAGCGCTATGGAGCTCTCCTGAGATTTTAGATAATCTTCAAAATGCTCTTTTAGTCGCTGGTGGACTAAGTATGCTCCGCTTTGTTGTGAGTTACTATGTAAGTAAAAAAGAGGAGATACATCTTCAAAAAAGACTCCAACAAACTCCATGGCTGCAAGAGTTCTATCCCAAATATATCATGATAGAGGCAATGGGAGAAGGGGATATTATTGTAGGATTCACTATAGGTGCAATGGTGGGATTAAAGCTCTCACTTGTTACTCTTTTCATTGCAGCGCTTATTGCTCTTCCTGCATCTATCTACTCACGCGTGAGTAAAAATCATAAAGAGTTACCATTTATACCTTTTCTGGCTGTTGGACTCTTTTTGACGTATCTCTTTAGCCAAGAGATTTTGGAGTGGCTGGATGCGTATACTCTCTAG
- a CDS encoding LptF/LptG family permease — MRILSRYINDQFFSSTIAFFVPLFGIASLIFFIKLVSITALLQLSFFELIKLYIFTFPQILFFTLPVVFFAASVAMMHRLSFEYEMVALFSLAISPYQIIKHLGKLAAILSLFMLIFSLILMPQAKQLFKGFIVYKRAQAKLNIKPSEFGHKFGDWYLFIGNKEKDIYHNVTLYNHNFEGRENFILAQNAHLFNEKDGLALLLHNGNAYSYEKNELKEIHFEKMKIYDTGTGKIFHYTNPFDYWLISLKSKKRAFDFTLFVLFSLFPLFSLFYAGILGIGNPRFERKGVFIATLGIMALFFGIAFALAKAFTFYALLFLPLWLGIGALLFHKLIAKRY, encoded by the coding sequence ATGCGTATACTCTCTAGATATATAAACGACCAATTTTTCTCTTCCACTATTGCATTTTTTGTACCACTTTTTGGTATAGCTTCTTTGATATTTTTTATCAAACTTGTATCTATCACTGCTCTTTTACAACTCTCATTTTTTGAGCTCATTAAGCTCTATATATTTACATTTCCCCAAATTCTCTTTTTTACACTCCCTGTAGTCTTTTTTGCAGCCAGTGTAGCGATGATGCATAGACTCAGTTTTGAATATGAGATGGTGGCGCTCTTTTCTCTTGCCATAAGTCCTTATCAAATTATTAAGCATTTAGGCAAACTTGCAGCTATTTTATCACTTTTTATGCTCATCTTTTCTCTTATTTTGATGCCACAAGCCAAGCAGCTCTTCAAAGGCTTCATCGTTTATAAACGGGCACAAGCAAAACTCAATATTAAACCAAGTGAGTTTGGACATAAGTTTGGAGATTGGTATCTTTTTATTGGCAACAAAGAAAAAGACATTTATCACAATGTTACTCTTTACAATCACAACTTTGAAGGAAGGGAAAATTTCATTCTAGCTCAAAATGCACATCTTTTTAACGAAAAGGATGGCCTTGCTCTACTGCTTCACAACGGAAACGCCTATAGCTATGAAAAAAATGAGCTTAAAGAGATCCATTTTGAAAAGATGAAAATATATGATACGGGCACAGGAAAAATTTTTCACTACACCAATCCTTTTGACTACTGGCTTATATCTTTAAAAAGCAAAAAAAGAGCTTTTGATTTTACACTTTTTGTACTCTTTAGCCTCTTTCCGCTCTTTTCGCTCTTTTATGCAGGGATTCTTGGAATTGGCAATCCCCGCTTTGAGCGTAAAGGAGTATTCATAGCTACACTTGGAATTATGGCGCTCTTTTTTGGTATTGCATTTGCTTTAGCTAAAGCATTTACTTTTTATGCTCTACTTTTTTTGCCTCTCTGGCTTGGTATAGGAGCACTCCTTTTTCATAAACTCATAGCAAAGAGGTATTAA
- the truA gene encoding tRNA pseudouridine(38-40) synthase TruA, with amino-acid sequence MRIKAVVAYDGSRFMGYQCQKHTTNTISSHLYHALKKVGIESKVVGSGRTDRGVHATGQVIHFDIPSYWSDLTKLQTYLNRHLAPYIKIRTLQQVDQNFHARYSAKRRAYRYVLSQKPLTPFTAAYKHYHQISHKSILIEALKLFEGEHDFRFFMKTGSDTKSNIRTIYKATLYKHKDDIVFYIEANGFLRAQIRMMVDFLLKIDQDFLSLWQLKIQLEAKERFSTSLAPPSGLYLCRVIY; translated from the coding sequence ATGCGTATCAAAGCTGTTGTAGCATATGATGGCAGTAGATTTATGGGATATCAGTGCCAAAAACATACCACCAACACAATATCCTCACATCTCTACCATGCCCTCAAAAAAGTTGGCATTGAGAGTAAAGTAGTTGGAAGTGGTCGAACAGATAGAGGTGTCCATGCAACTGGACAGGTAATCCATTTTGACATACCCTCTTACTGGAGCGATCTTACAAAACTCCAAACATACCTCAACAGACACCTTGCTCCTTACATAAAGATACGCACTTTGCAACAAGTAGATCAAAATTTTCATGCACGCTATAGTGCTAAAAGAAGAGCTTATCGCTATGTACTCTCACAAAAGCCTCTCACTCCATTTACTGCAGCATACAAGCATTATCATCAGATATCTCATAAATCCATCCTCATAGAAGCGCTCAAACTCTTCGAAGGTGAACACGATTTTCGCTTTTTTATGAAAACAGGCAGTGATACAAAAAGTAATATCCGCACTATTTATAAAGCTACTCTCTATAAACACAAAGATGATATAGTCTTTTATATTGAAGCTAACGGCTTTTTACGTGCGCAAATTCGCATGATGGTCGATTTTTTACTCAAAATCGACCAGGATTTTCTCTCTCTTTGGCAGCTTAAAATACAATTAGAGGCAAAGGAGCGTTTCAGTACCTCCCTCGCTCCTCCATCTGGCCTCTATCTGTGCAGAGTCATTTATTAA
- the amrB gene encoding AmmeMemoRadiSam system protein B encodes MKREASVAGAFYPAECGQIEAMIAQFNSILDRALRDSDIFSLRPRAIVAPHAGYVYSGFTANVAHKLLPNAKPKRVVVIGPSHRIYFDGMSGALYDSYETPCGELQIDKAYTQHLIELFDLSFVPQAHAEHSTETQMPFIQHYMPDVKVVEFVYADIDPQVLAKVCEAVLSDPDNVIVISTDLSHYYPLKQAEVLDMHCLKAVHDLDVQELHNGCEACGKIGLEAIILAAKNMQLSSRILDYRTSADASGDESAVVGYMSAVFF; translated from the coding sequence ATGAAAAGAGAGGCAAGTGTTGCTGGAGCATTCTATCCAGCAGAGTGCGGACAGATAGAAGCGATGATTGCACAGTTTAATTCTATTTTAGATAGGGCTTTGAGAGATTCGGATATTTTTTCATTGCGTCCTCGAGCGATAGTTGCTCCCCATGCTGGATATGTATATAGTGGTTTTACAGCAAATGTAGCTCATAAACTTTTGCCCAATGCCAAACCAAAAAGAGTTGTTGTTATTGGGCCGAGTCATAGAATCTATTTTGATGGAATGAGTGGAGCACTCTATGATTCGTATGAGACACCTTGTGGAGAATTGCAAATAGATAAAGCTTACACTCAGCATCTCATAGAGCTCTTTGATTTAAGCTTCGTACCTCAGGCACATGCAGAGCACAGTACAGAAACACAGATGCCATTTATTCAACACTATATGCCAGATGTGAAAGTAGTAGAGTTTGTCTATGCTGATATCGATCCACAAGTTTTGGCTAAAGTTTGTGAAGCAGTTTTAAGCGATCCAGATAATGTCATTGTGATAAGCACAGATTTGAGTCACTACTATCCTTTGAAGCAAGCAGAAGTACTTGATATGCATTGCCTCAAAGCAGTACACGATCTTGATGTGCAAGAGCTTCATAATGGGTGTGAAGCTTGTGGTAAGATAGGGCTTGAAGCAATTATTTTGGCTGCAAAAAATATGCAGCTTTCTTCACGCATATTAGATTATCGCACTAGTGCTGATGCGAGTGGTGATGAAAGTGCTGTAGTGGGCTATATGAGTGCAGTTTTCTTTTAA
- a CDS encoding ArnT family glycosyltransferase: MNLKNFLFIILIITFYRAFILLHSNLDLYVDEAYYWGWSKDLAFGYYSKPPMIAWVIALFTHLCGDSQFCIKLPALLLYPVTSIFVYLIAKELFDKKVAFWSGVVFITLPAVSMSSLIISTDVVLLLFWSMTLYFFIKAIKTNKTLYWTLAAISAGAGLLSKYTMILFVLSVFLYLFLDPRYKKHLFNPKLYLTIIGAALLYFPNLIWNMEHQYITFVHTKNLSGIEKNSHFHFQKVFEFLAAQFLVFGPVFFATFLYMLKFITKKRYTLLFCFSLPFIFIITLQAFLSKALANWAAPTYVAATILVTAYLIHHRRILYTGIIINLLLAFILYHYHDITKALHIELTSKTDPYKRVLGYKELAKKLQPIIAKYPGTKLLFDDRTTMAEMIYYLKPHPFDAIMFNPQQTIGSQYHLTTDLNNHLSQNFLYITKKDATEAAKYFTKVTKVATITIPLYKDYSRHYNVYYLENFKGY, encoded by the coding sequence ATGAACCTTAAAAACTTTCTCTTTATAATATTGATTATAACATTTTATAGAGCTTTTATTTTGTTACATTCAAATCTCGATCTCTATGTAGATGAGGCTTACTATTGGGGATGGAGTAAAGATCTCGCTTTTGGATACTACTCCAAACCTCCTATGATAGCATGGGTTATTGCACTCTTTACACATCTGTGCGGAGATAGCCAATTTTGTATCAAACTCCCTGCACTTCTGCTTTATCCTGTAACATCTATTTTTGTCTACCTCATTGCAAAAGAGCTTTTTGATAAAAAAGTTGCTTTTTGGAGTGGTGTAGTCTTTATTACTCTCCCAGCAGTATCAATGAGCTCACTCATTATCTCTACTGATGTGGTCTTGCTTCTCTTTTGGAGTATGACGCTTTACTTTTTTATTAAAGCTATAAAGACCAATAAAACCCTCTACTGGACTCTTGCTGCCATAAGTGCCGGAGCGGGACTTCTTAGCAAATATACAATGATCCTCTTTGTTTTAAGCGTCTTTTTATACCTCTTTCTCGATCCCCGCTATAAAAAGCATCTTTTCAATCCAAAACTCTATCTCACTATCATTGGTGCGGCACTTCTTTATTTTCCAAATCTTATATGGAATATGGAGCATCAATATATTACATTTGTGCATACAAAAAATCTCAGTGGAATAGAAAAAAACTCCCACTTCCACTTTCAAAAAGTTTTTGAGTTTCTCGCAGCTCAGTTTCTCGTCTTTGGCCCGGTATTTTTCGCAACATTTTTATATATGCTCAAATTTATAACAAAAAAGCGCTATACCCTTCTTTTTTGTTTCTCTTTGCCCTTTATTTTCATTATCACTCTACAAGCTTTTCTCTCTAAAGCACTAGCGAACTGGGCTGCTCCTACCTATGTAGCTGCCACTATCTTGGTCACAGCATATCTCATACACCATAGAAGAATACTTTATACAGGCATCATCATCAATCTCTTACTCGCCTTCATTTTATATCATTACCATGATATTACAAAAGCACTCCATATTGAACTAACATCCAAAACAGATCCTTACAAAAGAGTCCTTGGATATAAAGAACTGGCCAAAAAACTGCAACCTATCATCGCAAAATATCCTGGTACAAAACTTCTTTTTGATGATCGTACCACCATGGCAGAGATGATCTACTATCTCAAACCTCATCCCTTTGATGCAATCATGTTTAATCCACAACAAACTATTGGAAGCCAATATCATCTAACTACAGATCTCAATAATCATCTTTCTCAAAACTTTCTTTATATCACAAAAAAAGACGCCACTGAAGCAGCAAAATATTTTACAAAAGTTACAAAAGTAGCAACTATTACTATACCTCTCTATAAAGATTATAGCCGCCACTACAATGTTTACTATTTAGAGAATTTTAAAGGCTACTAG